The proteins below come from a single Planctomycetota bacterium genomic window:
- a CDS encoding exo-alpha-sialidase has protein sequence MKPTCSIATLAFLGFVLLPVQLPAAEGVSKSPAESPTIVAARKEPPLCLTANNMSIATGTPSLVLMSSGSMQIPIWSLSGGTVGQSVVGLVSGLPSGCAAVKVEIVVTTTDATTSPSFEDVYRVHLSQLVADAPFTARYYLGNPVRTALPAAPFYSRNIVLESYYEVTPDAPLWVRVQREPGDPADTFTSPTGLAMVKVTPVDALAKPQVVQDVSGYNSWPMIQALGEKLVCVYSRGSGHTIGEDARAVYARTSTDGGKTWTPETVVANTPGYGEVEVGKGLDSTGAMLLWVRRVGKEWGHDLYHTTDGVTFKLLATPKLAVTPVQITDIFAVPKVGLMALWFGGNYAEDESHSWGTLTSSDDGVTWAQTPVESGLTKAQWPTEPAAVYLGDGKLLAIARTEQGGSTSTRAQFQMVSTDYGATWKRAQTNIGDVLISTPSLILDAETGLLSNYYYQRGKGGVLRRRVVDPASVFGNPLHWPASEAVAKGSQATIDAGNVNATVIRGTHYLSFYSGKAPDTAVQVSAIPAPSAENSPPCPSRPDGPRK, from the coding sequence ATGAAGCCTACTTGCTCAATCGCAACGCTTGCTTTCCTAGGCTTCGTGTTGCTACCCGTCCAACTTCCCGCCGCCGAAGGCGTCTCAAAGTCCCCGGCTGAGTCGCCAACCATCGTCGCGGCGCGGAAGGAGCCCCCACTCTGCCTAACCGCGAACAACATGTCGATCGCGACGGGCACGCCATCGCTCGTGCTGATGTCGAGCGGCTCGATGCAAATTCCGATCTGGTCATTGTCGGGCGGCACGGTTGGGCAGTCGGTCGTCGGCCTGGTCAGCGGCTTGCCCAGCGGGTGCGCCGCCGTGAAGGTCGAGATCGTCGTCACCACGACCGACGCGACGACGAGCCCCAGCTTCGAGGATGTCTACCGGGTCCACCTCTCGCAGTTGGTGGCCGATGCCCCCTTCACGGCCCGGTATTATCTGGGCAATCCCGTGCGAACGGCACTCCCCGCCGCGCCGTTCTATTCCCGCAACATTGTCCTGGAGTCGTATTACGAAGTGACGCCCGACGCGCCCCTCTGGGTGCGCGTGCAGCGCGAGCCCGGCGATCCCGCCGACACGTTTACTAGCCCCACGGGTCTGGCCATGGTCAAGGTGACACCCGTGGATGCGCTCGCGAAGCCCCAGGTCGTGCAGGACGTGAGCGGCTACAACTCGTGGCCGATGATTCAGGCCCTCGGCGAGAAGCTCGTCTGTGTCTATAGCCGAGGCTCGGGGCACACGATCGGAGAAGACGCTCGCGCCGTTTACGCCCGCACCTCCACCGATGGCGGAAAGACCTGGACGCCCGAAACGGTGGTGGCCAACACGCCCGGCTATGGCGAGGTCGAGGTCGGCAAGGGGCTGGACTCCACCGGGGCGATGCTCCTGTGGGTGCGTCGAGTCGGCAAGGAGTGGGGACACGACCTGTACCACACCACGGATGGGGTGACGTTCAAGCTCCTGGCGACGCCGAAACTCGCCGTGACACCCGTGCAGATCACCGACATCTTCGCGGTCCCCAAGGTCGGGCTCATGGCCCTGTGGTTTGGCGGGAACTACGCTGAAGACGAGAGTCACTCGTGGGGCACGCTGACCAGCAGTGACGACGGCGTCACCTGGGCTCAAACTCCCGTCGAGTCCGGGCTGACCAAAGCGCAATGGCCGACCGAGCCCGCCGCGGTTTACCTCGGCGATGGCAAGCTTCTCGCCATCGCCCGAACCGAGCAGGGAGGCTCGACCTCGACACGGGCGCAATTCCAGATGGTCTCGACGGATTACGGCGCGACGTGGAAGCGCGCGCAAACGAACATCGGCGATGTCCTGATCTCCACCCCGAGCTTGATCCTCGACGCCGAAACTGGTTTGCTGAGCAACTATTACTATCAGCGCGGCAAGGGTGGTGTCCTGCGGCGCCGAGTCGTTGATCCCGCCAGCGTGTTCGGCAATCCGCTCCACTGGCCCGCGTCCGAGGCGGTCGCCAAGGGGAGTCAGGCTACCATCGACGCGGGCAACGTGAACGCCACCGTAATCAGGGGCACGCACTATCTGTCGTTCTACTCTGGCAAGGCGCCGGACACCGCGGTCCAGGTCTCCGCGATCCCGGCACCGAGTGCGGAAAATTCGCCACCCTGCCCTTCGCGCCCCGATGGGCCGCGAAAATAA
- a CDS encoding DUF1501 domain-containing protein, giving the protein MPCHNYDIPANRREFLRRAGCGFGAVALAALMRERILAAPPAGAVPTGGAAARLINRPGRAKNVIYCFMEGGPSHLDTFDRKLALNTLAGQKLPASFKVPVLAMGESDAPIFPSKRSWKQYGQSGLWISDWFENVAQHADQLAVINSCVSDGINHAGGVCQMNTGSIFGGRPSLGAWVNYGLGTENQNLPGFVVIKDSEGTVVNGVRNWGSGFIPAVYQGVEFNSDGAPIKYLDNPKGFTTERQRDKLDLLTDLNRGYGATRADNSELEARIRSYELASAMQAEAPHVVDLSKETAATKALYGMDQPETAVYGRNCLLARRLVENGVRFVQLYSGAGSKWDAHKGIEANHGKLCRAVDKPIAGLLTDLKQRGLLDETLVIWGGEFGRTPMSEQGDGRDHNPNGFSMWMAGGGVKGGQTIGATDELGLYAVQDKLHVHDVHATILHLLGVDHTQLVYHHKGRPERIDLNEGHAYKKITG; this is encoded by the coding sequence ATGCCTTGTCACAACTACGACATACCGGCCAACCGTCGTGAATTCCTCCGCCGCGCCGGCTGTGGCTTTGGCGCGGTGGCTTTGGCGGCGCTGATGCGCGAGCGCATCTTGGCCGCCCCACCTGCTGGCGCCGTGCCGACCGGCGGCGCCGCGGCCCGACTGATCAATCGCCCCGGTCGCGCCAAGAACGTGATCTACTGCTTTATGGAGGGTGGCCCCAGCCACCTCGACACGTTCGACCGCAAGCTGGCGTTGAATACGCTGGCCGGGCAAAAGCTGCCGGCGTCGTTCAAAGTGCCGGTGCTGGCCATGGGCGAGTCCGACGCGCCGATCTTCCCCTCGAAGCGTTCGTGGAAGCAATATGGCCAGAGCGGACTGTGGATTTCGGACTGGTTCGAGAACGTGGCGCAGCATGCCGACCAGTTGGCGGTGATCAACTCGTGCGTCTCCGACGGCATTAACCACGCGGGGGGCGTGTGCCAGATGAACACCGGTTCGATCTTTGGCGGCCGGCCGTCGCTGGGCGCTTGGGTGAACTATGGACTGGGAACCGAGAATCAAAACCTGCCGGGTTTCGTCGTCATCAAGGACAGCGAAGGAACCGTCGTCAACGGCGTGCGCAACTGGGGGAGCGGCTTCATCCCCGCGGTCTACCAGGGAGTCGAGTTCAACTCGGATGGCGCGCCGATCAAATACCTGGACAACCCCAAAGGGTTCACCACCGAGCGACAGCGCGACAAGCTCGACTTGTTGACCGACCTGAATCGAGGCTACGGCGCGACGCGCGCCGACAATTCGGAGTTGGAAGCCCGGATTCGGTCGTACGAGTTGGCCTCGGCCATGCAAGCCGAAGCGCCTCACGTGGTCGATTTGAGCAAAGAGACGGCCGCCACCAAGGCGCTCTATGGCATGGACCAGCCCGAGACCGCGGTCTATGGCCGCAATTGTCTGCTGGCCCGGCGGCTGGTCGAAAATGGCGTGCGGTTCGTGCAGCTTTACAGCGGCGCGGGGAGCAAATGGGATGCGCACAAGGGCATCGAGGCCAACCACGGCAAGCTCTGCCGCGCGGTCGACAAGCCGATCGCTGGCCTGCTGACCGATTTGAAGCAGCGCGGCTTGCTGGACGAAACCTTGGTGATCTGGGGAGGCGAGTTTGGCCGCACGCCGATGAGCGAACAGGGAGACGGACGCGATCACAACCCGAACGGGTTCAGCATGTGGATGGCCGGCGGCGGAGTGAAAGGAGGCCAGACGATCGGCGCGACCGACGAGCTGGGCCTGTACGCCGTGCAAGATAAGCTGCACGTGCATGATGTGCATGCCACGATTTTGCACCTGCTGGGCGTGGACCACACTCAACTGGTCTACCATCATAAAGGTCGTCCCGAGCGCATTGACTTGAACGAGGGACACGCCTACAAGAAAATCACCGGCTAG
- a CDS encoding PSD1 domain-containing protein has product MTKHAVALLIALCASTAWGADDDAQRAALKFFENEVRPILVNRCYECHGAKKQSGSLRVDNITYLTAGGDSGPALVAGDPEKSILIGAIRYQDPDFQMPPKEKLPDREIAVLEKWVKLGAPWPANEVAREQADEFGFSEADRKYWAFQPLTNPTPPEVKSDWVRNNVDQFIAKKHVELGLTPASEADRHELVRRLYFTLHGLPPTKEQIDTFTSSRDPQAYEKLVDELLASPRYGERWAQHWLDLTRYAESDGYNQDAIRPAAWAYRDYVVNSLNADKPYDQFVREQLAGDELDRDNPRVLVATSYLRNPIYEYNQRDARGQYDVMLTDITDNAGEVFLGLSMGCARCHDHKFDPILQKDYYRFRAFFTPVRWRDDLKLASREEKARYAAQQAKWEAATANIRAQIDAIVEPLIERSVKRAYERFQADIRAMVDKSPAERLPQDWQASYFCERQLQYERERFDPLKSLKKEEDKKRYQHLVEELKKFDSLKPAPLLDALVATDAMRVGPPNILKTRKGEADIPPGFLTLLEPNEPTIAPLENSTGRRSALAAWITRRDNQLTTRVIANRVWHYLFGRGIVETPNDFGRLGKEPSHPELLDYLTQRFLANGWSLKKLHREILLSATFRQTARRAPPEVAAKVDPANKYLWRFSPHRLDAEQVRDAMLAASGELDLKAGGPSTDGNGTRRSIYTLKKRNSQNELLRSLDAPAGFASTSERQSTTTPTQALLLVNGDWVLSRAQKLASRASSIEEAWQLVLGRQPTARELAKAKAFIAKREAAISAPTPESPADLATAAQFKENTAHENLVATTKEREGDEFTIEAIVKLDSIDVNASVRTIASRWNNGKENVESYGWSLGVTGEKSRFKPRNLIIQLVGEDENRNIAYEPVASDLRIELGVTYHISVHVSCGTHTVTFRVEQVGKANAPELTSVATHGVATGLCQGASAPVIGGVSRRAPTHNWDGQIEAARLVRGLLPVESLSANPADWADQPIVAWNAKTGMLQGLAWAGSRGTAEVVDPRQQALIDLCHVLLNTNEFFFLH; this is encoded by the coding sequence ATGACAAAGCACGCCGTTGCCCTGCTGATTGCGTTGTGCGCCTCGACCGCTTGGGGGGCCGACGACGACGCCCAGCGCGCCGCGCTGAAGTTCTTTGAGAATGAAGTGCGGCCGATCTTGGTCAATCGTTGCTACGAGTGCCACGGCGCGAAGAAGCAAAGCGGCAGCCTGCGCGTCGACAACATCACTTATCTCACGGCCGGTGGCGACTCGGGGCCAGCCCTGGTAGCGGGCGACCCCGAGAAGTCGATCTTGATCGGGGCCATTCGTTATCAAGATCCTGACTTTCAAATGCCGCCGAAGGAGAAGCTGCCCGACCGCGAAATCGCGGTGCTCGAAAAGTGGGTGAAGCTTGGCGCGCCTTGGCCCGCGAATGAAGTGGCCCGCGAGCAGGCCGATGAATTCGGCTTTAGCGAGGCCGATCGGAAGTATTGGGCGTTTCAGCCGTTGACGAATCCAACCCCGCCCGAGGTGAAGAGTGATTGGGTGCGCAACAACGTCGACCAGTTCATCGCCAAGAAGCATGTCGAGTTGGGGCTGACGCCGGCGTCCGAGGCCGACCGCCATGAGTTAGTGCGTCGCCTGTATTTCACGTTGCACGGCCTGCCGCCGACCAAGGAACAGATCGACACATTCACCAGCAGCCGCGATCCGCAAGCTTATGAAAAGCTGGTTGACGAGTTGCTGGCCAGTCCGCGTTACGGCGAGCGGTGGGCGCAACACTGGCTGGACCTGACGCGCTATGCCGAGAGCGACGGCTACAACCAGGATGCGATTCGCCCGGCGGCCTGGGCTTATCGCGATTATGTGGTCAACAGCTTGAACGCCGACAAGCCCTACGACCAGTTCGTGCGCGAACAGTTGGCCGGCGACGAACTCGATCGCGACAATCCGCGGGTGCTGGTCGCCACGTCGTATCTCCGCAATCCGATTTACGAATACAACCAGCGCGACGCGCGCGGGCAATACGACGTCATGTTGACCGACATCACCGACAACGCCGGCGAGGTGTTCCTGGGGTTGAGCATGGGTTGCGCCCGTTGCCACGACCACAAGTTCGATCCGATCCTGCAAAAAGACTATTACCGTTTTCGCGCGTTTTTCACGCCAGTGCGGTGGCGCGACGACTTGAAGCTGGCCTCGCGGGAAGAAAAAGCTCGCTATGCCGCACAACAAGCCAAGTGGGAGGCCGCCACCGCCAACATTCGCGCCCAGATCGACGCCATTGTCGAGCCGTTGATTGAAAGGAGCGTCAAACGCGCCTACGAGCGCTTTCAAGCCGACATTCGCGCCATGGTCGACAAGTCGCCCGCGGAAAGGCTGCCGCAGGACTGGCAGGCATCGTATTTCTGCGAGCGACAGTTGCAATACGAACGCGAGCGGTTTGATCCCTTGAAATCGCTCAAGAAGGAAGAAGATAAGAAGCGTTATCAGCATTTGGTCGAGGAGTTGAAGAAGTTTGATTCGTTGAAGCCAGCGCCGCTGCTCGACGCCTTGGTGGCGACCGATGCCATGCGCGTGGGACCGCCGAACATTCTGAAGACCCGTAAAGGAGAAGCGGACATTCCGCCGGGCTTTTTAACGCTGCTCGAACCGAACGAGCCAACGATCGCGCCGCTGGAAAACTCCACCGGGCGGCGCTCGGCCCTGGCCGCTTGGATCACCCGCCGCGACAACCAACTGACGACGCGCGTGATTGCGAATCGCGTCTGGCACTATCTGTTTGGCCGCGGCATTGTCGAGACGCCGAACGATTTTGGCCGGCTGGGCAAAGAACCGTCCCACCCCGAGTTGCTCGACTATCTGACGCAACGCTTTTTGGCCAACGGCTGGAGCCTGAAGAAACTGCACCGCGAAATCTTGTTATCGGCGACCTTCCGGCAGACGGCGCGACGCGCCCCGCCCGAAGTGGCCGCCAAGGTCGACCCGGCCAACAAGTACCTGTGGCGGTTCAGCCCGCACCGACTCGACGCCGAGCAAGTGCGCGACGCCATGCTGGCGGCGAGCGGCGAACTGGATTTGAAAGCCGGTGGCCCCTCGACCGACGGCAACGGCACGCGCCGCTCGATTTACACGCTGAAGAAACGGAACAGCCAGAACGAGCTGTTGCGCAGCCTCGACGCGCCGGCCGGCTTTGCCAGCACGTCGGAACGTCAAAGCACGACCACGCCGACCCAAGCCTTGCTGCTGGTGAATGGCGATTGGGTGCTGAGCCGGGCCCAGAAGCTGGCCAGCCGCGCCTCGTCGATCGAAGAAGCCTGGCAACTCGTGCTCGGTCGTCAACCCACGGCTCGGGAATTGGCCAAGGCCAAGGCGTTCATCGCCAAGCGCGAAGCGGCGATCAGCGCGCCGACGCCCGAAAGTCCGGCCGACCTGGCGACCGCCGCTCAGTTCAAAGAGAACACCGCGCACGAGAATCTGGTCGCCACGACCAAGGAGCGCGAGGGGGACGAGTTCACCATCGAGGCGATCGTCAAGCTCGACAGCATCGACGTCAACGCTTCGGTGCGCACCATCGCCTCGCGCTGGAACAACGGCAAGGAGAACGTCGAGTCGTATGGTTGGAGCCTAGGCGTGACGGGTGAAAAGTCTCGCTTCAAGCCGCGGAACCTGATCATTCAATTGGTCGGCGAAGACGAGAATCGCAACATCGCCTACGAACCGGTGGCGTCGGATTTGCGCATCGAACTTGGTGTCACCTATCATATCTCGGTACACGTCTCGTGCGGCACTCATACGGTGACCTTCCGTGTCGAGCAAGTCGGCAAGGCCAACGCGCCGGAGTTGACCTCGGTGGCCACGCACGGTGTCGCCACCGGGTTGTGCCAAGGAGCGTCGGCGCCGGTGATCGGCGGCGTGAGCCGGCGCGCTCCCACGCACAACTGGGACGGACAAATCGAAGCGGCGCGGCTGGTGCGCGGGCTGTTGCCGGTCGAATCGTTGTCGGCCAATCCTGCCGACTGGGCCGACCAGCCGATCGTGGCTTGGAATGCCAAGACCGGCATGCTGCAAGGGCTGGCCTGGGCCGGTTCGCGCGGCACGGCCGAAGTGGTCGATCCGCGTCAGCAAGCCCTAATCGACTTGTGCCACGTTCTGCTCAACACCAACGAATTCTTTTTCCTTCACTAG
- a CDS encoding FecR domain-containing protein, giving the protein MKPTESQHDRIQRSFEGLLSPEEQAALEADVVRDPVLREAYVEQLWLHSTLRAERDTLTSLFEQSPATDKPAISTPVIDRWPVAAWSALAAACVLLALSGWIYSQDLILHRPVAMLAQADNCKWAGSELPTAVDSQLCVGKLALVEGIATIRFKSGATVTMEAPATLEVLTAMHCRLVEGTLTAEVPESAHGFTIDTADLKVVDLGTRFGLSAGSAGNSQVRVFEGEVEIGGLASGETKRLTEGKGLHVNSGATTPGQEPTLGQQVQEEGGWTAIPTSFGRGKDGYARRGDVGAPMGPHPLIIVKHTDLPLGKNNERRGVITFDLSQLDAAKVAEAQLVLDPEPSGFGFSSLVPDSRFAVYGITDPALDNWDEQELRWDGVPGCDDEGPATATTRKLAEFWIPRGGSGGPLTVRADTLVEFIRTKSNGLVSFLIVRETGETDTSGLAHAFASKEHPNARPPTLRIK; this is encoded by the coding sequence ATGAAACCGACCGAATCGCAACACGACCGCATCCAACGCTCGTTCGAAGGGCTCCTTTCACCCGAGGAACAGGCCGCGCTCGAGGCCGACGTGGTGCGCGATCCGGTATTGCGCGAAGCCTACGTCGAGCAGTTGTGGTTGCATTCCACGTTGCGGGCCGAGCGCGACACGCTGACTTCGCTGTTCGAGCAGTCGCCGGCGACGGATAAGCCGGCCATTTCCACGCCGGTGATTGATCGCTGGCCCGTGGCGGCCTGGAGCGCCTTGGCCGCGGCCTGCGTGTTGCTGGCCCTGAGCGGTTGGATCTACAGCCAGGATCTGATCCTTCATCGCCCCGTGGCCATGTTGGCGCAGGCCGACAATTGCAAATGGGCTGGCTCCGAATTGCCGACCGCGGTGGACTCGCAATTGTGCGTGGGCAAGCTGGCGCTGGTCGAGGGAATCGCCACCATCCGCTTCAAAAGCGGCGCCACGGTGACGATGGAAGCCCCCGCGACCTTGGAAGTGTTGACGGCCATGCATTGCCGACTGGTCGAAGGAACGCTCACGGCCGAGGTTCCTGAATCAGCGCATGGCTTTACGATCGACACGGCCGACCTGAAGGTCGTCGACCTGGGAACCCGGTTCGGTTTGAGCGCCGGTTCGGCGGGCAACTCGCAGGTTCGCGTGTTCGAAGGCGAGGTCGAAATCGGCGGGCTGGCCAGCGGCGAAACCAAACGTCTGACCGAAGGGAAAGGTCTGCACGTCAATTCGGGCGCCACCACGCCAGGGCAGGAACCGACGCTTGGCCAGCAAGTGCAAGAAGAAGGTGGCTGGACCGCGATTCCGACTTCGTTTGGGCGTGGCAAGGACGGCTATGCGCGCCGTGGCGACGTCGGCGCGCCGATGGGGCCGCACCCCTTGATCATCGTCAAGCACACTGACCTGCCACTGGGCAAAAACAACGAACGCCGAGGCGTGATCACGTTTGATTTGTCGCAACTCGATGCCGCGAAGGTGGCCGAGGCGCAGTTGGTCCTCGACCCCGAGCCGAGCGGCTTTGGGTTTTCATCGCTGGTGCCCGATTCGCGCTTCGCGGTCTATGGCATCACCGACCCCGCGCTTGACAACTGGGATGAACAGGAACTGCGCTGGGACGGCGTGCCAGGCTGCGACGACGAAGGCCCCGCCACGGCCACGACTCGCAAGCTGGCCGAGTTCTGGATACCACGGGGGGGCTCGGGCGGGCCGCTGACCGTGCGCGCCGATACGCTGGTCGAGTTCATTCGTACCAAGTCGAACGGCCTGGTCAGCTTTTTGATCGTGCGTGAGACGGGCGAAACCGACACGTCGGGGTTGGCGCACGCCTTTGCCTCGAAGGAACACCCGAACGCGCGCCCCCCTACCTTGCGAATCAAGTGA